The nucleotide window TTTGATCTTCATAAGACAGTGCAACAGCCAGCAGTTTGTTTAGTGAAAACCCCAGTCTTGTAACAGGCAGTGAAGTGCTGTTTAGATTATTGTTTGTGCCAAGAATTATTGGTtccattaaaagaatattgaatCTGTTTCACTGCTGCTGCATAATAATTGTGTATTGTTATCTAGGTGGTGCCGGTTTAAGTAAACAAACCATAACTGAAACTTATGTGCAATATTTTTTGGATGAGATACTATAGCTTCTGTTTTGAGAAGGTTTTTTACATCTAGTTGGCCATTATCAGGCAAGGAAACAACATAGGAGACTTGATATGCACTaatgttttttttgcctttttactTGAACAGCCCAGTTCAATCGATATTTCAAAACAGTCAAGGAACGAAATCATCGGATTGAAAGAGGAACGAACGACAAACACAAAGAGGTTTGCCGCAGAACCAGGCGGCTCTCAAGTGTAAGCTTCTTTTAGATGTATGAATCTGCTGTTTAAGACCCATTCAGGCTGAATAGTGTTGCTTTTTGGCTCTCAGCattgttatattttttgttgtacACTCTCCAGACCTGCAGAGTTTTTCTGATAATTACAATATTCATATCCAACTGTATGGAAGAATATTTCAACTGTATTAAACAATTCTCAAATTctgcataattattatatgaAATGAATGTGAAGCAtaaattttgcatcattttagTGCATTATCTGATGTGATTACAATCATAAGACCTAAAGAATTCGTCACTTTAAAGTTGTGCATCTTCTTGATGCTATAGATTGTGCTTAAGACTGAAGATCATGCTTTATATTCATGTTCCGATGAATAAATGAGATAATGGCTGGAAGTGGATTTCCAAGATAAACTTAGCATTTGAGTGCATAAAATTGTCCAAACTCTGTGTTTTGCTCATTTTGAGTATTAACTTTCATCACTTATTGGATTTTTAGACTGACTTCTTCCCAGATTCTGATACTGTTAGCAACAATTGACTGCTCCACCTACTCACACTACAATGTTTAAAGCACTATTACTCCACTAAATAATCCACATATCTAAATAAAGCCTAGCTAGTCCTAATAACGTTTGTGCATCCTGTCTTCTATTTCAACATtaacagttttctttttgtgtttctACTGAATAGAAATTGGAGAGGCGTCTGTCTGGATATGAAAAGATTAAAGAAAAGCTAACACTGCAAGAGAAAAAGACTTATGATGACATCCTGTATTTAGAATACATGAGTAGTGAAGAGTCCGATTATGAAGATGAAGAAGACCCCATAACTGGCGAAACTATGAAAAGATTAGTAGGTTATGCCACAAGAAAGCTGCCATGGGAGAGGACAAGgctaacaaatttaaaatgtaaattaGACAAGGTTCATGTGCAAAGTTTAACCCCTCATGCCAGGCAGCTTTTCAAACCAAGGCATGTTGGTGGTGTTTCTAGTAGGCCTCGTCCTGGGGGCCCTTCCTGGGCTGTACGGCAACCTCCAGCAGACGAATGATGGTCCTCTTTCTAAATGTTTGAGTTAGAGTATAGAAATTTGTTCATGTTTCCTTTCCACCATTATTATTCTTAGGTCTCATTTTGAACGTTTCCAGTATTACTTGACTGTTACTGttttatataaaaattattgttttactcTTGCATGTGAAGGAAGCGTGATCTTTTGCAACACTAGACTGATGCTTGAAAATAAAAGAGTTTATGACATCTGATTATCAGTTTTTATTGTTATGGTTGGGACTGCTGTATCATTATGACTGAATATGAATTGAACTCCCCGGTGAAATTGAAGTGACCACCGCTATACCTAACAAATTAAAATGGCTACATCATTCCTAACTAGACCAGTGTGATCTGCAAGACAATTCAGCGTATGTGAACTGAACATAATATCCTtctattccaaatgaaaaaaattggccAGAAAGTTTCATTTAATTGGGAAGAATCAAACTTCACTGGAAAGGTATGAACTTGCACGTGTTCACCAGCCATTTACTAATGGATAAGAAGAGCTCAATATGTGTATTGACAAGGCTTAATACTGACTTAAATGAGGGTGTAGTATCCCTTTACTGCAGGAAATGTCGAGACTTAAATTAGGGTTTAGTTTCCCTTAAATGCAGGAAAAGTAAGACTTAATGGTGTGTTTAAGATACATTTAGAGTTGCTTAAACATTACTTAAATTTGAGCCTTAAGCATGTTTAAGTGCGATTTATGTTTTTCCATAAACACGTGTTTAGGTAGATTAAACATTTACGTAAACTTCTTAAACCCAAAATTAATATATGATTAAGTTCACTTTAAGGATGATTAAATATCTTTTTTCACCCAGtgagaccactagttggattttactaaacaTCGATAGTTTTCGCTGTAGAGAACTCGGATGCCCTCATGTCCATTTTCGATGCGGACAGGTTATCTGTTTGATATTAACAAAACGTAGACGTTCTTTGAGAGTATCAGTCGTCTGTATTTGAAAAACAGAGTACAAGCCAAAGAAGTCTATTTGACACCACGcatcagatcggcaccctttcAATAAAACTTATGGTTTGATTGGACCCAGCAGTACTTAACTTCCCATTGGTTGAAAATTGTGCTGACCACGCAGTACTATCAATTTTTCCCTCACAATAttcaaacaaaaccaaagtGGAATAAGATTATCTTTAGTTGAAGCTACAAGATATACGATTACTGTCACCTGCATAATAAACAGCCCCTTAAAGCTTAACAAAACAGAAATCAGATTTTGGTTTTTAACTCAAAATTTTAGTTGATCTCTTGACTTACTCAGCTTATTCTGAGTGTATATAAGATACCGCCATTCACATGTATTTGGATATTGTTGACGCTCAGTTTATGTAAAGCTTGTTACTTTGTTCTTAAAAACACTGAATGTGCCATGAAACATGTCTTGAGGCCATTAACTCTTTCTAATTTTTCTTCAGGtaaattgttgaatttttgaATTACCCTTTGTTTTACTAAAGTTACTGGTTTGTCACCTTCCGATTCCAAATTATACTAGAATATAACGAGGTCTAATTAGCTTTCTGTTCATGAGCTCTTTCCGAGCATCACATTCAGTGGAAGAGACTTCTATTTATCGCACGTGTATTTGATCGACATACAGACCAAGGCTTTCTCTGATTTTAGTGTTGAATTATTGGTTCAAACCCTTGTATATGATTCATCCTCACTTTTCTATTTGAGTCACAACAGGAGACAATTCACAGAAAATGGACACACATGCTTGGGTGACGGGGATTTTATTTCTCTATGCTTCAATCTTAGGAGAGTTGGCTCTTAGCGTTGATTACTTATTAATTGGCCGTTTATCTTCACCTTAGGTACAAAGAGGGTTTAACTCTCAAGCGAGATGTTTTCATCTTAATCTTGATTTGGGCGATAGGAATAATATTTTTCCCTTTCCTGGATCATACGCGAACAGCATGACTGCCCAtgtattttcaagttcaactattTGTGTTCTTAGCTACCTGCCTCATAACAATAACATCCCttaaatgcaaaatttattcCATAGTTAGATGCCATAGATTAATATTCAAAATACACTCCCAGCAAGGAAGCGAGCAAAATGAAGATGAAACGAGTGCAACTTTTGAGAGCCGAAAACCATGTGAGTACGCGGTGCATTCCACGTATACCCAGTTTTACATTTGATAGGCTCTTTGCCAAAGATATTCAATGAATTTGCTCTAAAAGGCGCGGAACCCAAAGAAAGAATTTTGGAAATCTTGCAGCAATACACGATAAGGCTTCTGTTTGTAAACTCTTGTTTGAACCCGTTGATTTACTACTGTAAGTTGAGGCATATTCGACGCACTATCAGAATGACACTGCGAAACAGTTTTGTCAATGACACAGTGGTAGAGGCAGCTGTGGAAATTGAATCTACAAAGAAATAGAATAAGATGAACTAGAGAGAACACCATACAATCATAGAATGGAATATAACTTGAGAAGAGCAGTAAAAGAGTGGAATGCTCTGGTACAAGGGAACTACCGATGAGCGACCCTCAAACAAACTACTACTCAACGTAATgctatttagtaaaatccaactagtggtctatcatcaatgctgcgtccTGATTGGTTgggctactagtaggctatatgttatagcccactggtAGCGAAaggcgcccgccatatttgtaacgttttggcggtaaaagaggatcgcctgatgtctagctttaacttgggaaagttgtttagtctcgatatttttttaccaactagctggattttactaaaacaattattcctctcgccctcatggcctctgagtcaatagcccaatcggccttcggcctcatgggctattgattcatagcctattcgggctcgaggaataattaaaaattattcctcaagcccgaatgggctattgactcagaggccatgagggcgagaggaataattgttttagtaaaatccagctagttggtcaaaaaagtatcaagactaaacatcttttcgcaagttttaccgccaaaacattacaagtaTGGAGgagcttttcgctactagtgggctataacatatagcctactagtagctcaaccaatcagaacgcagcattgatgatagaccactagttggattttactaattgttaaatatatacgGCATAAAGGAACTTCACATTGACAGTTCAAGGTAGCTCGTGGTACGGAAAAAAGCGTTCATCGAAACAGAGAAATTAATGATAACAATTAGTTTTGTATCAAAAATAATGTAGAGGTCATCGTAATAGTTTCAAAGTGAAAGTAAACTCTTAACGCAAGTACGACTGCGATGTTCAAAATTTTGTGGTAGCTATTAATTATGACGTTTCATTAAAACTTAATCGCTAGATAAGTACGTGCAGTGAATACATCGTTAGGATTAAATTCCAACAACACGCATTTCACCTTATTCCCCTCAAATCATTCCTCGATTTTTCGATCTAGTCGGCTGTCCCTCCCAAGTCCCACGATGCGTTTTTTCAGTCTCCTCACTTTACTTCAATATGAACAGAAAATTGAAGATTGACACAAATAAAACATCCGACATATTACAACATTTGGGACACCTTTATTGtttaactctttttttttttttttgggacaGGCTCTCTTTCCTCGTCTTTGGCTCGTGACCTCTCGTTAATTATGACGCCAGCAAAATGAGTGACACATTTTGCTCTAAAATTATTCCCCCCGAAGGAAGCTTCTGAGAGGAAGTTTTCCATTTGTGGTCTTCAACCGTGGCATCAGCTGATAACGAAAGTTAGAGATAGGATAAAACGTTTCGAATTCATAATAACTTCATTTTCAAGTAATGGAGTTTCAATGTTAACGGTCGTTTTGAAATTTTACTGATAACGAGTGTTAAAAGTAACATTAGCCAACGACGTAGCGCGCGAAATCCAAAAAAGGACTTAAATATCCAGTCGTAGTGCCTTCGAAATGTCTATCGCTAACTATCGTTATCAAATTCTCTTCAAAACACAGTCTTCTTCAATGTCACTTGCCTTGATAAATCAGTGAGACCTTAAATGTTGGAGAAATTTCATACTACATTTGTTATAAAATTAGAGAAACCAAGGCCTTTCGTCAAAGGTGGCTTGGTAGACGAATTCAACTGCAGGCCTCAAGTGAAGAAGTTTCAGTTTTGACGGCGAGAAGGCTGGTTAGAGCCCGTTTTTAGTTGAGAGAAAAAAGAGCGGGAAAAGAAATGCCCACGCGCGCCCTCTTCGAACTTAGTCTATTTGTTATTGGTGTAAAAGATCAGCGTCGTTGTGACTGCTTTAAGAGGAAGTCAGTTGATATGCAAGGCGGGTGGGGTGGCTCTTCCGTTGTCATTACGTCATGCTGTGggacgaaaaagaaaaaagaaaggtcAATTAGCACAACATCGTAATCGGAGAACATCGCATCACATCACACGCTAAAAACTGGGCAATATGGGGATAAAGTTTCAAGTCGCGCGGTCAAATTTTGTATAGAATCTTTTGGTTACTAAGTTGCCGGATTTGCGATAGCTTCTCAAGGTATCGGGAGATAAGTTCATGAAACATTCCGCAAGAACGCggatacaaaataaaatatagcACCAAACTACGGAACGTAAAATGGTAAGTAGTAGtactaatgataataataataataataataataataataataaataataataacaataattgtccACAGCAAGTATCAGAACAAATTGTAAACTGAAAAGTCATCTAATAAAAccataataatataataatggTTTATTTAACAGGTCCACGGTGTGGCTCTTCTCTGTTAAACTACATTACttacaattaaaaataaatgaaaattaaattatttacaaccaaAGATGAGGGATAAATCCTTACagatttgaaaataacagtAAAATGTTGGTATTTTCCACTAACCGGACAAAACATCTGGGCccagggcccagttcctcaaagcccgattaagctaatcctagattagtggaaaattttaatcgctatttatttaccgttaaagaaggattaaGGTTTAAaggaaagtaatttataatatataacatttttgggccacaattttgttgcaatcctttctttagcggtaaaggaatagcaattaaaattttccacatatccagggttagcttaatcgggctttgaggaactgggccccgGTCTTCAACGAAAACGCCGCAGTCCAATTTGACAGAGCACCATCGCCGTGCGCATGTCAAAAATACCCCTATGTTTTCAAATTACACTAGATTCCAGACTATTCCACGTGCCCCCTGGTGGGCATCTCACGTCGGCATGCGCAATCAGTTAATTTAAAAGGTTGTAGGCACCTTTAGCTTCTAGGACGATAAcaagaacgagtacgagatttgactgtccgtttttagcgaaaatactttaTAAAATTTATAACCGTGACGATTAAGCTTACACtatgttagcagtataggtttcTCGGTTATTCTTATTGTTGGtgactgagcctttttgctgatcgaaaaatacCAAAACTGCTACCGCGTTCTAGGCTTCTTTTGTCACgccaacatttttgcaaaactatGTCACATAATCTATGctaaaatctcgtactcgtagtcatTCTCGTCCTAGAATAGAAAGCTCTCTTATGATTCCCTAATACTGACGAACTaggagagaaaaaaattagCCATAATTTTAGACACCCCTGACCCACCCCTCAGATGAAAGATGAATCAATGCGCATGGAAATTCACGCCATTTTTCCATCATTGGATTTTGGCAGGGGGTGGTGTGGtttaatttttcattaaaatttcatttcatttgatgAAAAGTTTCAAGCAGGTATTGAAGATTGGGCCTCCAGTGATGTTCCAACCTTGTTTCCCTTGGTCATCTCTGAGTATGGGGTGggagataaaatgaaaatgtaaatTTATCAACACTTAAATAGCATTTGAACTCAACTCTACTTGAAATACCTTTCAAACAATGTGGATCTCATGGTAGTTGCAATCGCTGATGGTTGGCCATCTCCCAATTTAAATACGCTTTCTATGACTGATAACTCAGTGCTGGTTGTATCCAAGCCGCAAAATGCAATCCAATCATTCACAACCATGCCTGCCCCAACCACATCACTACCTCTGTTAACTGTCCCAGCCTGCAATCAAAGCGTGTACAATCAGTCTTGTGCTAAGAGACTGACAATGGTTTCTTATTTGTAACACAGAGTTTCAAAGAtctcattaattattaataaaatgTATTTGGTAACAATGACACTAAAATTCTTATTAGTCATAACAaacattatttatttctttgatcgtgagtgggcggtatcctgagaatcctgcaatctgattggttccagGAGTGGACAGAATGCTTAAAACAGTGACGATCGTTGATCGAGGACATCGTGCTCgcactcttctaaatttgcttgcaagtttctttcatttgcccattttttgaaaacgttctttcaccactccgtgctgtccttcatgttttcattttcgctcttgtcctttaattcctcGATATATTCCTTGTCAAATTCCTCTCTAAATGAGatgccattgttacagaaaaacaacttctcaactgaataagctgttgctaggcaacctgaggaccaatcgtgagcgagtaatttttcCCTCcccacgaagcaaaattaagaaaaaatactctctttgttgaccaatcagcattcagtaattttgccctctatgttattggTTCATAAACACAGCCCTTAATGTATCATTTTGTGTTATTGTATGTTCACACGTGCCTACTGAAGAGATGAGAACAGTTGGACCTACCACAAGAGGGACTTGCAATAGTGATGACAACTCATCTTGATCTTCAATTGTTGTTCGTGGATGTAACTACAATAGAGAAAAGAATgtactaataatattaatgtaataAATCATTGAAATCAACTCTGCAAACTCCATAAAGTCTAGATCTACTGAGATTTTAGGGAAATTAGGCTTTCAGGGGACAAAAACCAGTGTGACctcaaagagaagaaaaaataataaacaaatcaaatcaaggcAGGCTCATGCATCTTGCATCTTGATTCAGTGAGCTACACTGAGCCATGTATGCAACAAGCTCATGGAATTGGTAAGATAAACttggaaaatgttgaaaattttCCATGATCACTTTTTTTCTCAAACAACACTTACAAGAATAATTTTTGTACAGCCAAAAGTCTTGCTAGCATGACTAAAGCCCAcattcaatcaaatttttaatctAATTTGGCTGAAGGCACAGGGATGaagaaggtaaaaaaaaaaagtgatagcACAATGTACTCACAAGACCTCCACGATTACTGAGAGCACAATTTGTACCAACTAAGACATTGCCAGCAACAGTTTGACGAAACACTTCCACTTTAAGGACGTCTGCCAATATTTCTTCTGTTtcctaaaaaataaaatcaagacaATACTGGCAGTTAGGGGAGCCACAATGAACAGGCTTAATCTTAACAAGAACATGGTGCAAAACATTTCACTGATGGTCCCTGTACAATGATGAAGATGACAATACCTGTTGCAAGTAACTTTATCTCTGTTCACAAAATCTACTTAACAGCTTACACCAGTTCAGGAACCCACAAAAAATTATGGCAGAAAAAGATATCCGAGATGAGCTTACCCTATCCAGGTCTGGATGAACGAGAGCAACATAGTCGTTACAAGCTACAACATTCCCCAATGCTGACAGTCTTTCCTCCACTCGCTGCATTTTCACGGAATCAGGCAATGAGTTTCGAATGTGCTGAAGTTCCTTTCAAAAGGGGGAAGGAAGACGAATAGCaatgcataaaaaaataattgtatgAAATTCTGCCTATGTGAAAATTATAATGCGCAAACAACTACCAAAATAACTTCAAAGCTTTCTATGACAGCCTAATCCATAGATAGATCTCCACACAGATATGTTGTCTCTAATGAAGTCTTTGTCTTATACTGAACtgcaaaggaaaaacaaaacctaCTTGATCTGTTGTTGTGCTTGGAACAATCAGTCCATGCCTGTTACCTGTCATTAAGGGAACAAAATATGCattaaaaaaattcttattCATTGTATCAGCATTTCCATATAAGTCCAAAAAGGTCTACATACCAACACAAAGTCGTCCAATAATTCTACAACCAGCAACTGAGGCATGAACAACGGGGATCACATCAGCAAGTTCACCTTCAAAAGCACTGTacacatagaaaaaaaaaagataaatttaaTGAGGTTAGTTTCCAATAGTGAAAGGataatagaaaacaaagaaacaaaaaatcaaattcttccCCTGAACCAGGCATTAGTCAGTTGGGTAGAGCACACCCTTCATAGCAAGAACTTGACATTCTCACTTCAATCCTTGCATCTACAATAACTTCCCTCTGATTAATGAAGGTATAGCTTTAATTAAATCACACTGCTAAAACAAAGCACTGAAGGACGGTGAGTGTTAAAGGGCATATCGTCAGCTTCCTATGATAACAGCTCCACTAAGCCGATGGACCCTCCAATGTTTAACAAAGTGCCTTTGACATTAACCTTGAATTTGTCCTTCAACaaataatatttcaaattaGGCTGTTGCCCTACAGGTTAAGATTGTTAAGGACAGGATGACAAAAGAATGGGATATTGGAGGTAGGTAATGGAAGTACCACCATTTCAAACAATAG belongs to Acropora muricata isolate sample 2 chromosome 9, ASM3666990v1, whole genome shotgun sequence and includes:
- the LOC136929509 gene encoding eukaryotic translation initiation factor 6-like, with translation MAVRVQFENSNEVGVFSKLTNAYCLVGIGASENFYSAFEGELADVIPVVHASVAGCRIIGRLCVGNRHGLIVPSTTTDQELQHIRNSLPDSVKMQRVEERLSALGNVVACNDYVALVHPDLDRETEEILADVLKVEVFRQTVAGNVLVGTNCALSNRGGLLHPRTTIEDQDELSSLLQVPLVAGTVNRGSDVVGAGMVVNDWIAFCGLDTTSTELSVIESVFKLGDGQPSAIATTMRSTLFESMT